In the genome of Helicovermis profundi, the window TGATTATACATTTGAGCATTCTTTTAGAGTCTCAATTTTAGCAGTTATGATTGGAAAATGGATAAATTATACTAAACGCGAACTAGAAGAATTGGCTTCAGCTGCTCTTATGTTTGATATTGGTAAGATGAAAATACCGAATTTTATTCTTCAAAAAGAGGGCATAACAGAAGATGAGTTTGAAGTTATTAAAAGACATTCTCAGTTTGGATACAGTGTATTAATGAAAACTAAAGGGATAACATCAAATATTAAATATAGTGCACTTCAGCACCACGAAAGAATTGACGGATCTGGATATCCTTTAAGACTTAAAGAAGGACAAATTCATGAGTTTGCAAAGATAATTATGATTTGTGATATATTTGATGCAATGACACATGATAGACCATATAAAAACAAAGTATCTCCATTTAAAGCAGCTGAATATATTTCTTGGCAAAGTGGGGTTACACTAGACTCAAGATTATGCTATGTGTTTTTAACAAATCTTGCTGAATTTTATACTGGAAAGGATGTTGTTCTTTCAAATGGACAACGTGGAAGGATAATATTCGTAGATGTTAATTTTCCAACTAGACCAATAATAAAATCCGGTGATGAAATAGTTGATTTAATTAGAAATAAAGAAATAGAAGTAATGGAATTAATTTCTTAGTATTTTTGACAATGTTAATTACATGTGCTAAGATTACCCTAATACAAATTAATAAACATGCTAAGAAGAATATAGTAGCTCATATAAATAATGTAGAGAGTTAATCGTATGCTGAAAGATTAAATGATTATATGTAGTGAATTACAGTTTGGAGCATCTGCAAATGCAGCGGATAATTACCGTTATAAATATTAAGGTGAAATATAAAGAATAAAACATTTCATAAATTAAGGTGGTACCACGAGTTTTTCGTCCTTAGCGAAAGGCTCGTGGTACCATTTTTTATTAAGTTAATATATAAAAATATAATTGTTTTATAAGTAAAAAGAAAAACGGAGGACAATATGAGAAATGTATTTGATGTACTGAGCGAAAGAGGATTTATTGAACAAATTACACATGAAGATGAAGTAAAAGAATTATTTCAAAATGAGAGAGTGAATTTCTATATTGGATTTGATCCAACTGCGGATAGTTTGCACGTTGGTCACTTTATTCAAGTAATGGTTATGATGCATATGCAAAAAGCGGGTCATAGACCAATTGCTCTAGTTGGTGGAGGAACTGCAAAGGTAGGAGATCCTACTGGAAAAACAGATATGAGAAAAATGCTAACTCCAGAAAAAATAAAAGAAAATGGTCATAAAATTGGTAAACAATTAGAGAAATACCTAAATCTTAATAATGAAGATGGATTTATTGCTAATAATGCAACTTGGCTGGATAATCTAAATTATATTGAATTTTTAAGAGAAATAGGAAGTAGATTTTCTGTTAATAGAATGCTTGCTGCTGAATGTTTTAAGCAAAGACTTGAAAAAGGATTATCTTTCTTAGAATTTAACTATATGATTATGCAAGGTTATGATTTTTTAGAATTAAACAGAAGATATAATTGTAAAATGCAATTAGGTGGAAATGATCAATGGTCAAATATAATCGCGGGTGTTGAGCTTATTAGAAAGAAAGATCAAAAACAGGTTTATGGATTGACATTTAAATTATTAACTACATCTGAAGGTAAAAAAATGGGTAAAACAGAAAAAGGTGCGCTTTGGATTGATCCAGAGAAAACTTCTCCATATGAGTTTTTCCAGTATTTTAGAAATGTAGAAGATGCTGATGTTATTAACTGTACAAAACTCCTTACATTTATTCCAATGGAGGAAATTAGAGAAATGGAAAAACTTGAAGGTGCTGATCTTAACCCTATTAAAGAAAGAATGGCATTTGAAGTTACAAAAATTGTTCACGGAGAAGAAGAAGCAAGGAAATCACTCGAAGCTGCAAAAGCATTATTTGCTGGAAATGGTGATGAATCAAGCATGCCAAAAGTTGAAATAGCAAAAGAAGAGTTTAATGAGGGAATGCCTTTACTTGACTTACTTTTAAAAGCGGATTTAATTGCGTCAAAAGGTGAAGGAAAAAGATTAATTAAGCAAAATGGAATTTCTTTAGATGGAGAAAAAGTTAAAGACTTTGCAATAAATATTACTAGAGAAGATTTTAAAGGTGATTCATTAAAAATTCGTAAAGGAAAAAAAGTTTTTAAGAAGATCATTTTAATATAATGAAACTTAATAAATTTTATCTTTCACTTAGTGTTAAAAATAAAAAAAGTGTTAATATACTTGAATTAACTACAACTTGCGGAATAAAAAATGATATAAAATCAAAAAAAGGTAGTAGAGAAATTGCAATTCTTGATAAAAAAAGTAGATTGATTGTTGATAATATAAAAGATGGATTATGCATAAATAGATTTAGAGAAAATATTACTATTGAAGAAATAGAAATGGATAAGCTCAGAGATGGTCAAAATATAGCAATAGGTAGTTCGTTGATAGAAATAACTAATGTAAGAAAAAAATGTTTTGATAATTGTATTTTGCTAGAGCAAGGAAAATATTGCCCATTAATTAAGAATGTACGGTACGCAAAAATAATTAATGGCGGAAAAATAACATTAAGCGATGATATTAAAATTATCGTTTAATATTAAAACATGATTCTTTAAAAGGAATCATGTTTTTGTTATACTATTAACTAAAAGCAATAAATGAATTTCTTGTGAGGTGTAATATGATAAATGTTAATAATCTTGAAAAGGTGTATAAATTATCTAAGAAACAGATGAAAAAAGAAAAGCTAAATCTAAATATAAAAAAAGCAGTTAATGGAATTTCATTCAATGTAGGAAAAGGTGAAATTTATGGACTTCTTGGTCCAAATGGTGCTGGTAAAACTACAACGTTAAGATGTATTTCTACTTTAATAAAACCAACTAATGGAAATATTAAAATAAGAGACTTTGATGTAATTGATGATTCAAGAGATGTTAGAAAGAATATATCTTTTTTAACAAATGAGCTTAAACTTGATGGATTTTTTACTCCTAATTATACTTTTGAATACTTTGGAAAACTTTATGGAATGGATGATAAACAAATTAATGATAGAAAAATAAAACTTTTTCATTATTTTGGAATTACGGAATTTAAAGATGTAAAAATATCAGATCTTTCAACTGGTATGAAGCAAAAATTGTCAATTGCCGTCAGTTTAGTTCATGATCCGGAGATTATTATATTTGATGAACCTACAAATGGTCTTGATATTGTAACCGCAAAAGTTGTTGTAGATTATCTAAAATATTTAAAAAAGCAAGGTAAAACAATTATTGTTTCAACGCATATTATGAGCGTTGCATCAAAACTTTGCGATAGAATGGGAATAATCATTGATGGTAGAATTGTAATAGATGGAACTTTAAAGGAAATACTTTTAAAGACAAATACAGAAGATTTAGAAGATGCATTTTTTAGTTTGTATTTAAAGAGCAAGGAAGGTGAAAAAAATGAGTAAAGAACTTATAGTAGTATTAAAAAAAGAGCTTAAAAGAGTATTCTCTGATAAGAGAATGGTTTTTACAACTTTTATTTTGCCAGCTGTTAGTATTGCACTAATATATTCTGTAATGGGTATTATGCTTTCAAAGTATATTGATGACGTAGATACTCATATTCCAAATGTTTATGTACAATATGCTAGTGATAATTTTGAGAATATAGTAAAAAATAATGAAAGTAAAATTAATTTAGTTGAAATTAAAAATGACAATGAAATCAGCCATATTAAAAATGGAATATTAGAAGGCAAAAAAGAACTTCTGATAATTTTTGATAAGGACTTTGAAAATAAGATTGAAAATTATAAGAAATTTGAAAGACCAAATATTTTAACATTCTATAATCCGAGTGAAGAATATTCAAGTAAAATCATGAGAGTTTTTAATAAAGATATTTTTCCAAAATATGAAGATTCAATTATGATAAGAAGACTTGGAAATGAAAAATACATTAAACCATTTGATATAAACAAAGAAAATGAAGAAAATAAATTGGTAGATTCTAAAAAAGCTACAGGAAAAGATTTAGGAAATTTATTTCCAATACTTATATCTATTTTCTTATTTTCTGGGGCAATGGGAGTTGGTATGGAGAGTATTGCTGGAGAAAAAGAAAGGGGCACTATGGCAACTTTGCTTGTAACTCCAGTTAAAAGAGAAGTAATTGCTCTTGGAAAGATTATAAGTCTTGGCATAATTGCCTTTCTTAGCACTTTTTCGGCATTTGTAGGAATAGTAGCTTCAATGCCGTTTTCGTCTAGAATTTTTAGTGGTGGTTCATCTTCTAGCGAGGTACTATCGGTAGCTTCATTAGGATTTGGAATTAAGGAACTTGCAGCATTAATGTTAATTATGATAACATTAGTAGGTGTATTTGTTGCATTAATAAGCTTAATTTCAGTAAATGCAAAATCAGTTAAAGAAGCTGGAACTTATATTTCACCAGTGTATATGATAATTATGGTAGCTGGATTTAGCACAATGTTTTCAAATTCAGCTGTAAAAGTTTGGCAATATATGATTCCTGTTTATGGCAGTGTTCTTAGCATGAAGAGTTTACTTAATTATGATATATCTTTTCTTGAAATCTCGATAAATTTAAGCTCAAATATAATATTCACTGCAATATTGATTTATATAATTAAAAATTTATTTAATAACGAGAGAGTAATGTTTAATTCCTAGGAGTCTATAATGAATGAAAAAAATTGGTTCGTAGTCACTAATCAAGTTGTGGATAGAGAAGATCTTTCAATTTATGAAAAAATGTGTCTAGTTGTATTATCTAGATATGCAGGAAAAGAAGAATTCGAAGATTTACTTACAAGTGAGATAATAGCACTTAAAATGGGAACAACAATTATCGAAGCGAAAAAAGCAATCTTTAAATTAGTAGAGAAAAAACTTATTAATTTTGAAGGAAAACACGGAGAAATATCAAAAGTTTCAATGGACAAGAGTACAGTAAAAGAGAACATTATAAAAAAAGAAGATGATGGAAGTCATATAAGCGAAATTAATTTTGATAGTCTAGATGAAAATGATAGTAGCATTGAAACTGATTATAATGAAAACAATCAAAATTATTATAAAGATGTAGAAGAAAAAAAAGATGAAAAAGAAGAAAAAAATAAAAAAAATCCAAGTACTAAAAAAGAAGATTTTCATAAATTGATTGATAAGTTGTATGATTTACTAGATGAAAATATTAGCGAGAGAGAAGCTAGAATTATACTTAGTTTTTCTGATAATGATTTCGAGAGAATTAAGGAAAAATATGAACTTGTAAAAATGCATGGCTATTCGGATGTTATTGATGAATTAATAACGGAGTTACAAAGAAAAGAAACAAAAAAAATGAAGAATAGTGGGAAAAATATACATGAAAAAATATCTGCTAATAATGATACAGATGTAAATGAAGAAATAAAACGGAATAATTCGCAAGTAAATTTCGCAAATATAAATAAATTAAAGGCATATTCGAAATTTAAAAAGAAAAAATAATATAAAAATGCACCTCAAATTTTTTTGAAGGTGCATTTTTTATACTATAAGTATTATTTATTAAAAAATATTGGAAGTGCTAAATAAGTGTAGAAGTAAGGAATTACTAATAGTGAGAACATAATTAAATCTGTAATTCCAAAAAACATATATGACATCCAAAATTCGTTGTGCTGTTCACTAGTGTATTTGATTTTATAAAGATAATATGAAAGTGAAGTAGTTATAAAAATGGTAAGTACTAGCAGAGGAAAATTTGTTAAAAATACTGGTAACTGATCTTTAATATTAAGTATTGCTTTATTTAAAAATATCATATTATATAAAAATAACATTTTTAATGATGTATGAATAAGGACTGAAAAATTAAAGGTTTTTTTAAAATTTTGTTCCATATAATTCAAAAATTTTATTGATAAAATCACAAGTATTATTGCAGTTGTACCAGCAATAGTTATTATTGGTATCATAGTACCTAGTAAAGTTGGAAATATTGTTATAATCCAAGTAATTAAAGAATCAATTTTTTCGTTTGTTGTTAGTTTTCTAGAGGTTTTAATAAAGTCTTTATTGTTGCTTAAAAGCATTAATTCTCTTGAATTTTGGTCGATATCACTCCAAGTTATATACTTTGAATTTTTTAATTTGAATAAAGTTGGAGAAATTGATTTTTTATTTGTTTTAGTAAGTGTAGTTTTATTATCAATTTTCTCGTTAATCAAACTAATTATATTAAGATTATAAACAATTTTTGTAGCTCCCATAGTAGTTGGAATCGAAATAATAAAATCAATATCATTACCTTTACTACTAATTAACTTAGGGTATATAGAATATTTTAGTTTTGTTAGTTCGGATTTGTTTATATTTGTAAGGTTTTTATCTAAGTAATAATGCTTTAATGTAGTTTTACCTGTTTTAAACTCCTCTGATTCTTCAAGAATGTTTACTTTAGATTTATTTACATTTATTGATAAATATTTCGAACTTATAAAAGTTGAATTTGGTAGTTTATCAATTATAGCTGTTGCGATATTTTTAGTTTTTATATTTATTTTTGAAAGTTTTAAGTATTTATTGTTATCTGAGAATTTACCTGAATAAACGATATAAATATAGTTTGAATCAGTGAACAAGTCATATTCCTTTAATTTTGAAAAAGAAATATTTTTATATACATATTCATTTTTATTTGAATTAAGGTCAAGTATATTCAAAGAATCCAGTTTTTCAATTGCTAAAAAACCATTCTTATATTTTGCAGACTTAACAAAGTCATCGATTAAAATAGAACTTCCTAATTCGTATGATTTTAAATCTAGCAAGTTAGAATACAATTTATTGTTAGATATAAAATATAATGTTAATTTTCCATTAATTATTTTCCCAGAAAAAATTTCTTGAATATTAGAAGTATTATTTAATTGAAGGTTGCTTATAGTTTTATTTAGTATGATATTTCCATCTGCTTTAGTTAATAGAATATTAACTTTATTATCAACAAAAATTGATAAAATAGAATTTTCATTTTCAAGCGGGATGGTAAAAGTTAACTTTTCTTTTTTTGCATTAACAATGGAGAGGTTGTTTTGAACATTCAACTCGATTTCTCTACTCCACTTAGGCGAAGGTAGTCTCTTTTTTTCTTTAACTATTGTAGCGAAAAACAGACTATAAATAAGTACAACAAAGACTAGGAACATTATTTTCCAATTTTTAAATATTTTCATAAAACACCTCAACAATTTATTAGTATAATAATTATAGCATACATAGAGAGAATACTATGTGTATAATTATTAACAACTTGTAATGACATTACATCTACTGTAATATAGTAGTGTGCAGAAGTCTTATTATTATTTTTTTACTGTAAATCTAAGTAATAATGCATAATTACGACTTTTTTAGGTATAAATGAAGTATAGTATTTTTAAAAAAATTACAGTTAAAAACAACAAATCTGAGTTGGTGATAATATGAAGTTTAAAAAATTAAGAACTACTATAAATTACATTATGCTTATTAGTATTATTACAATTATTGTGATAGTTTTTGTTCCAACTTTACTTATTAGCTCCAAAAACATAAAAGAAACAAAAATTAAGGAGTATGAAACTCTTAACGAACTAAGTGCAAAAAAGATTGATATTTCACTTAATAACATTAGTCAAAGTGTAATTAATATTTCAAATTATATTGAATCGACCATTAATATGGATGTACTTCAAAGTAATGATAAAGATAGAATTAATATTTATATGAAAGACTATATAAAAAAACTAAATGGTTTTATGGTTAAAAGTACAAAAACGGTAAATGATAATATTGATGTATATATAACTTTTAATTTTGATTTAATAAACAATGAGGAATATCCATATCAATCTTTGCTTACATATGATATTTATAATGATAGTTATTCCGAACTAAAAGAACTTGCCAAAATAAGCGATTTTGATTCTTCAAGTAGTAACTTTGCATGGTATTTTGATCCAATATATAGTTCAAGTGGTATTTGGTCTAATCCTTATGATGACTCTTATGTAGGAAAAAAAATATTTACTTTTTCATATCCGGTATACGTAGATGATATTTTTGTTGGGATAGTAGGAATAGATAGCACTTTTGATCAAATTAAAGAACTTATCAACAAATATAATGTAAAAAATACTTATTCAATTTTAATGAATAAAAAGTATTATCATCTTGTGCATCCGGTCTATGGTCTCAAAGATAATTTAAGAAAAATAGAAAATGGAAATTTAGCTTTTATAGCAGATTTTATGGATAAAAATAAACAGGGTTATTTAAAATATAGGTATAAAGGAAAAACTAAATATGTTGTATTTACTAGATTAAGCAATGACTGGATAATTACAACAAACATTACTGAATGGAGCTTACTAAAATCTATTAGGAATCAATATGTAATATTATTAGTAGCGGTTTTATTAGGAATTATAATTAGTATTATCGCTTCGTACAGGGTTGGCAATTATATATCTAAACCTATTGAAGATTTAACAAAATTATTTGATAAGATTTCAAGATTTGATCTTAGGGATTCAGGTGAAAATATTTTATATACACTTTATCCAAATGAAATCGGAAAACTTTCAAGTTCGATATATGATATGCTAATTGATCAAAGAAAAATAGTAGGTACAATAGTTGGATCAACTGAAGAATTCAATATTAAGTTTTCTGAAACTAACAGTAAACTTTTAAGTATAAATAGATCAACCGAAGACCAATATTTTTCTACGAAAGAATTAAATAAGGCGCTTGAAGAAATTTCAGTTACAATGAATGATATTTATAATAGTATTTATGAATACTCCAAAATTAATAATGAAAAATCTGAATTTATGAATGGATTATTTATTATGATAAGCGAAGTGAATTCGAATTTAGAAGAGTCTATTGCAACTCTTGAAATCATTGAGAATAATTCAAAAAATATAACTGAAGAGGCAAAAGATGTATATATTTCTTTAAAAGATTCATTAAGACTATCAAATATGCTTTATGATCTTGTTTCAAAATTCAAAATATAGATATAAAATTTTGCTGATTGCTGATTAAGGGTGATTTTATGAAGAAAAAACTTCAATCTAATATGATATATGTTTATATATTAAGTCTTATAATAATTATCATAGGGGCATATATATTAAATGTTTATTTTACTTATGAAAAATATGATAGATACGTAAATGATATAATACTTAATGATCTAGAAAATAGTCCGATAAATTTAGAAAAATATATTGACGGCATTATTGGTAAATATTTTGAGGATGAAATGATTCAAAATATTAGAGGTGAATCTTTTATAAATGAAGTATTTATAAAAAAAGAATTTGATGAACACGTAATTTCAGAGAGAGATCATTATAAATATATTGAAGTTTTTGCTTTTGATATATCAAAATATCCGACAGAGATTAGTAAAGTTTATGCTACGACTATGGATTTTTTTAATAAAAATATAAACAAAAATTCCATAGTTCAAAGCGCTATTAGAAAAAAAAATGGTTTCGTTAGTGATGAAAATTTTGTATTTTCATTTAGCGAAATTGGCAACTTTGAAGTAATAACGATGGTTGATAAAAGTAAACTGATTGATTCAAATACTTATTTAGAAAAAAAAGTAATTAATTTGTATAAAATTTTTAGTAAATTTTATAATGATAAAAAATTAATTTTAATGAATTTAAAAAATGGAAAAATAATCTATAAAAGTTCAAATGCATTTTTGCAAATATCTGAAGTAAATTTAAAAAACGAAAAATTTATTGATGATAAGGGTATTTTATATAGAGATATTAGTTTAGATACTTCTTCTGGAAAAATCGATGGTCTAAATAATAAGTATAAAATGTTTTTCTCTAAAAATAAAAGTTATAATTTATTATTTTTAAGAGTTGAAAAACAGACCAATCCATTAGATATATTTAGTGGAAAGGTGTCTATTTATAATTTTATAATAATAATGATGATACTTTTATTGTTTTTTTTAATTATTAGTGAAAGTAGAAAGCTAGTAGATTTAGCTGAATTCAATTCCATCTTAGAAAAAAAAATAAATGAAAGAACACTTGAACTTACAGTAATAAACAGATATCAAAAACATTCATTAAAGGAAGCTAGGATAGCTAAAAAAGAATTATCTAGTAAAAATATGGAACTTTTGGATAGTATGCGCTCTCTAAAAGAAACTCAAACTAAGCTGATAGAATCAGAAAAAATGGCTTCACTTGGTTCACTTGTTGCTGGAGTAGCTCATGAAATAAATACTCCTATAGGAAATAGCGTTACTGCATCTTCCTTTATTGAAAATGAAACTGCTAAAATAAAGAAGAAACTTGATAGTGGTAATATAAAAAAATCTGAGCTTATTTCTTACTTTGAAGAAGTCAAAAATAGCACGAATATATTATCAAGTAGTCTAAATAGAGCATCAGATTTAATAACGAGTTTTAAGAAAATTGCTGTTGATCAGTCGAGTGAAATTTTAGAGACATTTAATATTAAAAATTATATAAAACTTGTAATTACAAGTTTAAATCACCAAATAAAACATACTAATACTAAAATTTTAGTTTTTGGAGATGAAGATATAATTATAAATAGTTTTCCAGGTGCTTATGCACAGATATTTAGTAATTTAATTATGAATTCATTAATTCATGGTTTAGAAAAAAAAGAAAATGGCATTATTCAAATTAAAATTGTTAAATATGATGTAGATAAGCTTAAAATAATATATACTGATAATGGTACGGGAATTGATAAATATTTAATAAAAAAAGTCTTTGATCCTTTTTTTACAACAAAACGTGGAAATGGTGGTAGTGGGCTTGGTTTAAATGTTATTTATAATCTTGTTACTCAAACTTTAAAGGGAGAAATTAATCTTATTTCTGAAAAGAATGCAGGAGTTGAATTTACAATTATCGTTCCAATGAATTATAATAGTAATGTTAAAAAAAGTAAAAAAATAGAGGTGGAAAAGTGAAAGGAATAACTTCGATAATACTTGCAGCAGGTAAAGGTACAAGAATGAAATCAAAACATCCAAAGGTACTTCACAAAGTACTTGGAAAATCAATGATTGATCATGTAATCGATGTTGTTGATGATAGTGGAATAGAAAAGAAAGTAATAGTTGTTGGATATGATAAAGAAAAAGTCATAGCTGCAACAAAAAAAAGAAATGTGGAAATTGCACTGCAAGAAGAAACCCTTGGAACTGCTCATGCCGTTATGATGGCAAAAGATTTTATAGATAATGAAGATGTATTAATATTATGCGGTGATACACCTTTATTACGTCAAGAAACAATAAAAGATTTTATTAAATTTCATAGAGAAAATAAATTAGATTGTTCTGTTATGACAGCAAATTTTGATAATTCTTTTGGATATGGAAGAATTGTAAGAGATGACAAAAACAATGTTGTAAAAATTGTTGAAGAAAAAGACTCAAATGAAGATGAAAAAAAAATAAAGGAAGTAAATTCTGGAATTTATCTTTTAAATGGAAAGCTTTTAAAAGAATCATTTGATGAATTTAAAAGTAATAATAGTCAAAGTGAATATTATTTAACAGATATTATTGATATTTTTAATACTAAAGGTTATAATGTCGGAGGATATTCAATAATTGATAATGAAGAAATTTTAGGAATTAATTCTAGAATTCAACTAAATATGGCAAACGACATTATGAAAAATAGAATTTTAGATTTTCATATGAACAGTGGTGTTACCATTATTGATCGAAACAGTACAATTATCGAAAAAGGTGTATCTATAGGGATTGATACAATTATTTATTCTGGAACATTTATATCAGAAAATACAGAAATTGGTGAGGACTGTGAAGTTGGTCCTGACACAAAAATATATAATTCAAAAATAAAGAATTTAGTAACTATTAAATCATCTACGATAATAGATAGTATAGTTGATAGCGGTACGAGTATTGGACCTTATGCTTATTTAAGACCAAATTCTTCTATTGGCAAAAATGCCAAAATAGGTGATTTTGTAGAAGTAAAAAACTCGAAAATAGGAAATAATTCAAAAGTTTCGCATTTGTCCTATATAGGAGACGGCCAAGTAGGGCATAATGTGAATATTGGCTGTGGGGTTGTTTTTGTAAATTATAACGGAAAAGAAAAAAATAAAACCGTTGTAAAAGATAATTCTTTTGTGGGTTGTAATGTTAATTTAGTTGCACCAGTCGTAGTTGAAGAAGGAGCTTATGTAGCTGCAGGGTCGACAATTACAAATAACGTTGAAGAAAACTCACTTTCGATAGCAAGAGCAAGACAAGTAAATAAAAAAGATTGGGTGAAAAAAAGCGGTTTATTAAAAAAATAGGATTATTTTGTCTAGGAGGAAAAGATGCATAGTAAGGGTAAAAAAATTAAGATTTTTTCAGGTAATTCCAATTTGGATTTAGCAAAAAAAATATGTGGAGAATTGGGACTTCCGCTTGGTGACGCTACAGTGTCTTCGTTTAGTGATGGTGAAATATCAATTAATATAAACGAAACCGTAAGAGGAGTAGATGTATATGTAATTCAATCTACTAGTATACCACTTGTAAATAAGTATTTGATGGAAATGTTAATTATGGTAGATGCTTTAAAAAGAGCTTCAGCGGGAAGAATTACAGTAGTAATGCCATACTATGGATATGCAAGGCAAGATAGAAAAGCAAAAGCTAGAGATCCAATTTCTGCAAAACTAGTTGCAGACCTTATTACAGCTTCAGGAGCGGATAGAGTTCTTACTATGGATTTACATGCTGCTCAAATACAAGGATATTTTAATATACCACTCGATCAT includes:
- the glmU gene encoding bifunctional UDP-N-acetylglucosamine diphosphorylase/glucosamine-1-phosphate N-acetyltransferase GlmU; translated protein: MKGITSIILAAGKGTRMKSKHPKVLHKVLGKSMIDHVIDVVDDSGIEKKVIVVGYDKEKVIAATKKRNVEIALQEETLGTAHAVMMAKDFIDNEDVLILCGDTPLLRQETIKDFIKFHRENKLDCSVMTANFDNSFGYGRIVRDDKNNVVKIVEEKDSNEDEKKIKEVNSGIYLLNGKLLKESFDEFKSNNSQSEYYLTDIIDIFNTKGYNVGGYSIIDNEEILGINSRIQLNMANDIMKNRILDFHMNSGVTIIDRNSTIIEKGVSIGIDTIIYSGTFISENTEIGEDCEVGPDTKIYNSKIKNLVTIKSSTIIDSIVDSGTSIGPYAYLRPNSSIGKNAKIGDFVEVKNSKIGNNSKVSHLSYIGDGQVGHNVNIGCGVVFVNYNGKEKNKTVVKDNSFVGCNVNLVAPVVVEEGAYVAAGSTITNNVEENSLSIARARQVNKKDWVKKSGLLKK
- a CDS encoding sensor histidine kinase, with the protein product MKKKLQSNMIYVYILSLIIIIIGAYILNVYFTYEKYDRYVNDIILNDLENSPINLEKYIDGIIGKYFEDEMIQNIRGESFINEVFIKKEFDEHVISERDHYKYIEVFAFDISKYPTEISKVYATTMDFFNKNINKNSIVQSAIRKKNGFVSDENFVFSFSEIGNFEVITMVDKSKLIDSNTYLEKKVINLYKIFSKFYNDKKLILMNLKNGKIIYKSSNAFLQISEVNLKNEKFIDDKGILYRDISLDTSSGKIDGLNNKYKMFFSKNKSYNLLFLRVEKQTNPLDIFSGKVSIYNFIIIMMILLLFFLIISESRKLVDLAEFNSILEKKINERTLELTVINRYQKHSLKEARIAKKELSSKNMELLDSMRSLKETQTKLIESEKMASLGSLVAGVAHEINTPIGNSVTASSFIENETAKIKKKLDSGNIKKSELISYFEEVKNSTNILSSSLNRASDLITSFKKIAVDQSSEILETFNIKNYIKLVITSLNHQIKHTNTKILVFGDEDIIINSFPGAYAQIFSNLIMNSLIHGLEKKENGIIQIKIVKYDVDKLKIIYTDNGTGIDKYLIKKVFDPFFTTKRGNGGSGLGLNVIYNLVTQTLKGEINLISEKNAGVEFTIIVPMNYNSNVKKSKKIEVEK